The genomic segment CTGTGCCCCTGTTTATTATTCTAGAGGTACTGACCTTTGAGTTCATAATTTCACCCAGATATCACCTTTGAGCGCGCGCAACTTCGATCAAGTTCTTCTGAACAAATACAACTATAGCCAATAATGCATCTGAATCTACTTACCAATGATACCCCGCAGATAATATCCCCGTTTAATCAAGATCTCATTTTCTTCCATTTTTGAGGTCGCATTTTGCAAAGAACGGTTTGACATTTCCATTTTTACTTTTCGtttaaaattggcaaaattcatatttgaaatcaagaatttcacctatttgtttatttttaaaaattcactatgacgtcatagaaAAAATTTAGCGTTTCgtttttatgaattaattttatatttatttgctgACTTTGACTACTAAGAGGAAGCTTCCGTAagtatagattttaatttggaTATCAGGTCGCGAAAGCGGACTCATTCTGGGAAAGAGAAATATAGGACGACACTATGTAGAATGTATAGATTTTTCCTTTtgagcagtggttttcaaactttttgagccgcacCCCCATTTAGAATTCACGAAGTCTCGCGCCTCACCTCAAAAATGACCAGCTAACaatgaaatacaaataacagatagtaaggctaAAGTTTGTGTTGTTCAAAAACACGCTGAAAATACGTAGATTGAACATCAAATACCAAAAtagagaaatgtaaatatccaaaataatgatagcaagatcaaatctaacaattaTTTCAATTAGGCTCgtccagattgaattacccagcggGGAGGATTTACCCCGTGGGtcgtttgcccatgtcagcatTAATCGAATCAATGGTATGGACTTGAATTCATTTGCGAAGAGTTCTGCAATCTTTCgcatataattaaatattaaatatattatacgTTAAAAATTGAGTTAATTTATCTTCTCATTTTCGACAGTATACTCGATGATGTCACGAACTGATATCAGTATTACTTATGCTCCATTGGAGCGGAAGAGGGGGTACACAGACTTGGCAAAACAGTACGGACAAATTGATTTAGAGACACCTAGCGGATctgatgaaacaaaaattgatcaaaatacCACGATAAAGGTAATGaaccaattttattaaattttgtcgCTCTAAAAAGTCTTTAAACAAGGCATTATTAGAGTAGAATAAGagtgaatttcaaaaatgatttttaatataagccctcccatTAAAACAAGCCCTAGTTGATAGGTAGGTCTTATTATATATGgaaattctctactttgtaattttatttttgataaatgaaaataaaaggccttttttcaaaaataaaccttagtgttatttttccaaagaaaatgaaataagaCTTTGTCAACGCGGTAGTTGGGGTTGACATAGGAGTTGAACTCAAGTTTTACCTATCGTTTTTATGCAGCTGGtagctataattttttttaaactactAAGCACTCTCTTGTATTCTATGGATTCCGCGTGTCTTATTGTATCCAAATTCTCGGCCAAATGAGCACTTATTTATTTGGGCGCTACCGGAGTGTTTGTACCAATAGAGAGATAACTATACCTCACTAGTACGGTACTAGCATCACGGCACAGGGACTATCCTTTCCAGGATCTATAACAATGATCAAGTCCTcaacaagaataacaacaacataataacaaaacgatccaaaaAAGTCCACCCCGTGTCTGGAAACCGTGTGTGTAATCGCCCACCACCGCAACAAAATGCATTCATGGAACCGACGATCACTCGGGCTTGCTTAGCCATCCAATCCAATACCTGATTATGGTTATGTCGACTTATCGGATTTATTTTCCCATGGATAAATGTAAAAATCCGATTTCATACCAATTACCAATCTTTTTTCATTACTCTTTACGTAGGAAAATACTTATGACATCAGCAAAAAAAGACGTCATAGATTACATCGTAAGAAGCAAACAACTAATTTAGGAGAAGGAGGAGAAGTAATGACGTCATCTGGGGACAAAGACGCAAAGACAAAAAATATTACGTCATATTCAGAACATCACCACGAAGGGACACATACTGCCTGCCAAAAGGACTCCGGTGAAGGATTtagaaacaatacaaaaaaaatatgaaaaatttgataatttttgttCGGTATGTAGTCGGGATTGGTAAAATGAAATTGTACATGCGTAGTGTTGTAGTATTTTAATTCGAATacttgatgatttcagaatatAATCGAATGCAATCGAATCGAATATGCATGAAAGTGTTGTTATCATTGCATGTTCGGATATGCAAAAAGAATGCTCTTATATTAGCTATCAAATATATCACGGATTAAAATAAATCTTGCTCATTAGAAAAGTGAACGATTTTAATACACAAGCCATTACCTGCATCCAAACTGCCACGATTTGACGAATTTTCATACAAATTATCTTTCGACATGACTTTCGTTTTAAAATTCAGACAGCTTTAGCAAATACTGAAACTAGAATCTGAAACTCAGTCAAAAATGATTTGCAGAATATAAACGAATATTATGTCTAGAAATAAATCCTTCAGAATTGTTTCATTTCCAAGAAGTTGCTACAAACTGACTATGTAGTCAACTACGGACGAAAGTTATGAGAAAGGAATATAAAAATTGCGAACTCGATGAAGATCCTACAAGACTCCAAGTCGTCGTAAGCCAGAATCCGACGACAACTCTCAATTGTGTTATCACTGAATTTCTGAGATTTTCTTTCTAACTTCAATCTGAcggaatttcaaatttaagcCTATTACACAAACTAGTAGTTTCTT from the Styela clava chromosome 5, kaStyClav1.hap1.2, whole genome shotgun sequence genome contains:
- the LOC120344060 gene encoding uncharacterized protein LOC120344060 yields the protein MMSRTDISITYAPLERKRGYTDLAKQYGQIDLETPSGSDETKIDQNTTIKENTYDISKKRRHRLHRKKQTTNLGEGGEVMTSSGDKDAKTKNITSYSEHHHEGTHTACQKDSELFHFQEVATN